One genomic region from Capra hircus breed San Clemente chromosome 18, ASM170441v1, whole genome shotgun sequence encodes:
- the RSPH6A gene encoding radial spoke head protein 6 homolog A yields MGDPPPDPEPPSQPTSSRRSSQVSERRHSRELSRPQVSPLVPEELQQIRLGPQILRGSQEAPSNRSNLRGWPQRASLTPNENLVFQAEDPYLNPGFPAEMQPQAYLSEGGLQASQSGSLMLQQVQQSEGSLFQQLESAYQGPAADLPGQFTMYQREDLPFSPGTQHGPYMRDDPTLQFSPSELGFMSFNMELPEPEPRELAVQNAKAYLLQTSINSDLSLYEHLVNLLTKILNQRPEDPLFLLESLNRTAQWEWFHPKLDTLRDDPEMQPTYEMAERQKAMFSRSGSGEGEQEMEEETAETPVPNIMEKAFYFEQAGVGLSSDESFRIFMALKQLVEQQPVHTCRFWGKVLGLSRSYLVAEVEFREGEEEAEEEEVEEMTEGGEGMETHGEEEGDEDEDKATDTVPKPTWKPPPVIPKEDSRTGTNRYLYFVCNEPGRPWMRLPHVTPIQIVQARKIRKFFTGYLDAPVISYPPFPGNEANYLRAQIARISAATHISPLGFYQFGEEEGDEEEEGGAGRDSYEENPDFEGIPVLELVDSMANWVHHTQHILPQGRCTWVNPLQKTEEEEELGEEEEKADEGVEEVEQEVGPPLLTPLSEDAEIMHMAPWTARLSCTFSPQYSVAVVRSNLWPGAYAYASGKKFENIYIGWGHKYSPENFNPSLPAPIQHEYPSGPDTIEMSDPTVEEEQALKAAQEQALAAAEEEEEDEEEDEDEDQDD; encoded by the exons ATGGGGGACCCTCCACCTGACCCTGAGCCCCCTTCTCAGCCGACCTCCAGCCGTAGGAGCTCGCAGGTCTCCGAGCGGCGGCACAGTCGGGAACTCAGCAGGCCCCAGGTCTCACCCCTGGTCCCCGAGGAGCTGCAGCAGATACGCCTTGGCCCCCAGATCCTGCGCGGCAGTCAGGAGGCGCCGTCGAACCGGAGCAACCTCCGTGGCTGGCCACAGAGGGCCAGCCTGACCCCAAACGAGAACCTGGTTTTCCAGGCCGAGGACCCTTACCTGAACCCGGGCTTTCCCGCAGAGATGCAGCCCCAAGCTTACCTGAGCGAGGGCGGGCTCCAGGCCAGCCAGAGCGGCAGCCTAATGCTGCAGCAGGTACAGCAGAGTGAAGGCAGCCTATTCCAGCAACTGGAGTCCGCCTACCAGGGGCCCGCGGCAGACCTCCCGGGCCAGTTCACCATGTACCAGAGAGAAGACCTGCCGTTCAGCCCGGGCACCCAGCATGGGCCCTACATGAGGGATGACCCCACTCTTCAGTTCTCGCCCTCTGAGCTGGGCTTCATGTCCTTCAATATGGAGTTGCCCGAGCCAGAACCTCGCGAGCTGGCCGTGCAGAACGCCAAGGCTTACCTGCTGCAGACCAGCATCAACAGCGACCTCAGCCT GTATGAACACCTGGTGAACCTGCTGACCAAGATTCTGAACCAGAGGCCGGAAGACCCCTTGTTCCTCCTGGAGTCGCTGAACCGCACCGCTCAGTGGGAATGGTTCCATCCCAAGTTGGATACGCTTCGGGACGACCCGGAGATGCAGCCCACCTACGAGATGGCCGAGAGGCAAAAGGCAATGTTCAGCCGGAGCGGCAGCGGCGAGGGcgagcaggagatggaggaggagacG GCTGAGACCCCGGTGCCAAACATCATGGAGAAGGCCTTCTACTTCGAGCAGGCCGGTGTGGGCCTGAGCTCTGACGAGAGTTTCCGCATCTTCATGGCCCTGAAGCAGCTGGTGGAGCAGCAGCCCGTCCACACCTGCCGCTTCTGGGGCAAGGTCCTGGGGCTCAGCCGCAGCTACCTGGTGGCCGAGGTGGAATTCCGGGAGGGCGAAGAGgaggcggaggaggaggaggtggaggagatgACGGAGGGCGGCGAGGGGATGGAGACACATGGCGAGGAGGAGGGCGACGAGGACGAGGACAAGGCCACGGATACCGTCCCTAAGCCCACGTGGAAGCCGCCGCCCGTCATCCCCAAGGAAGACAGCCGAACCGGCACCAATAGGTACCTGTATTTTGTGTGCAACGAGCCGGGCCGGCCGTGGATGCGGCTGCCCCACGTCACGCCGATCCAGATCGTGCAGGCCCGCAAAATCAGGAAGTTCTTCACGGGTTACCTGGACGCGCCGGTCATCAGCTACCCGCCCTTCCCGGGCAACGAGGCCAACTACCTGCGGGCCCAGATCGCCCGCATCTCAGCCGCCACGCACATCAGTCCCCTCGGCTTCTACCAGTTTGGTGAGGAGGAAGGCGACGAAGAGGAGGAAGGTGGAGCAGGGCGCGACTCCTATGAGGAGAACCCCGATTTTGAGGGCATCCCGGTCCTCGAGCTAGTGGATTCCATGGCCAACTGGGTGCACCACACGCAGCACATCCTGCCGCAG GGCCGCTGCACTTGGGTGAACCCTTTGCAGAAgacagaagaagaggaggagttgggggaggaggaagagaaggcagaTGAGGGCGTAGAGGAAGTGGAGCAGGAGGTCGGGCCCCCGCTGCTGACCCCACTCTCAGAAGACGCAG AAATCATGCACATGGCACCGTGGACCGCCCGCCTGTCCTGCACCTTCAGCCCGCAGTATTCCGTGGCGGTCGTGCGCTCCAATCTTTGGCCAGGGGCCTATGCATACGCCAGTGGCAA GAAATTTGAGAACATCTACATCGGCTGGGGCCACAAGTACAGTCCTGAGAACTTCAACCCATCCCTGCCAGCCCCCATTCAGCACGAGTACCCCAGCGGCCCGGACACTATAGAGATGAGCGACCCCACAGTGGAGGAGGAGCAGGCCCTGAAGGCTGCCCAGGAGCAGGCCCTGGCGGCTgcggaggaagaggaagaagatgaagAGGAAGATGAGGATGAGGACCAGGATGACTGA